In Oxyura jamaicensis isolate SHBP4307 breed ruddy duck chromosome 21, BPBGC_Ojam_1.0, whole genome shotgun sequence, a single genomic region encodes these proteins:
- the LOC118177133 gene encoding arylacetamide deacetylase-like 4 isoform X1 — translation MAFFYILSVILLVIFTASFITAIRTTIQSDYSNVSIPPGVNHPGKLRIVLAFMISTSAMGKILEKMGVCTKIAFTRYMRSGRKLGPDPQLSLVDARFGRVPVRLYRPRAPSAGLRPGAIFFHGGGWLYCSIDSHENICRYIAKESESVVVSVGYRLAPEHKYPAAYEDCLNATIHFMRNTEHYGVDPARISVCGDSAGGNLAAAVSQTLAGRSDLPKLRAQILIYPGLQALDFNLPSYQQNRGVPLLLRERAAFFALQYLNGDTSHMQEVLKGSHIPPDMRQKYRKWVSADNIPEKFKARGYKPHKPHEFKAEVFEKFKRIFEPSLCPLLAEDTVIHQLPESFILTCEYDVLRDDGLLYKKRLEDNGVRVTWYHLEDGFHGIISLYGYRVLKFPSAKRGLDRIVKFIKGL, via the exons atggcatttttttatatactgtCAGTGATACTGCTGGTAATTTTTACTGCTTCATTCATAACAGCAATTAGGACAACAATTCAATCTGACTACTCCAATGTCAGTATCCCTCCTGGAGTGAATCATCCTGGAAAGCTTCGAATTGTCCTTGCTTTTATGATTAGTACATCTGCTATG GGGAAGATTTTGGAGAAGATGGGGGTGTGCACAAAGATCGCCTTCACCCGCTACATGCGCTCCGGGAGGAAGCTGGGGCCGGACCCGCAGCTCTCGCTGGTGGACGCGCGGTTTGGCCGGGTGCCGGTGAGGCTCTACCGGCCCCGGGCGCCATCTGCCGGCCTGAGGCCGGGCGCCATCTTCTTCCACGGCGGCGGCTGGCTGTACTGCAGCATCG ACTCCCATGAAAACATCTGCCGTTACATCGCCAAAGAAAGCGAGTCGGTGGTTGTGTCTGTTGG GTACCGCTTAGCTCCTGAACACAAATACCCTGCTGCGTATGAAGACTGTCTTAATGCTACCATACACTTCATGAGGAACACAGAGCACTACGGGGTGGACCCTGCCCGTATAAGTGTCTGTGGGGACAGTGCAGGGGGCAATCTAGCAGCTGCTGTTAGCCAGACCCTGGCAGGTAGATCAGACCTCCCAAAGCTACGTGCTCAGATCTTGATCTACCCAGGCCTTCAGGCACTGGACTTCAATTTACCATCCTACCAGCAAAATCGAGGAGTCCCTCTCCTATTACGAGAACgtgctgctttttttgctttgcagtacCTAAATGGGGATACATCACATATGCAGGAGGTCTTGAAGGGCTCTCATATTCCTCCAGATATGAGGCAGAAGTACAGGAAGTGGGTGAGTGCAGACAACATCCCTGAAAAATTTAAGGCCAGAGGCTACAAACCACACAAACCTCATGAATTCAAGGCTgaagtttttgagaaatttaaaaggatttttgagCCAAGCCTGTGTCCCCTGCTAGCTGAAGATACTGTTATTCACCAGCTGCCAGAGTCTTTCATCTTGACTTGTGAGTATGATGTGCTGAGGGATGACGGCTTGCTGTACAAGAAGAGACTGGAGGACAATGGAGTTCGAGTGACCTGGTACCACCTTGAGGATGGATTCCATGGAATCATAAGCCTGTATGGTTATCGTGTTTTGAAATTTCCATCTGCAAAAAGAGGACTGGACAGAATTGTTAAATTCATAAAGGGCCTGTAG
- the LOC118177133 gene encoding arylacetamide deacetylase-like 4 isoform X3, which produces MGVCTKIAFTRYMRSGRKLGPDPQLSLVDARFGRVPVRLYRPRAPSAGLRPGAIFFHGGGWLYCSIDSHENICRYIAKESESVVVSVGYRLAPEHKYPAAYEDCLNATIHFMRNTEHYGVDPARISVCGDSAGGNLAAAVSQTLAGRSDLPKLRAQILIYPGLQALDFNLPSYQQNRGVPLLLRERAAFFALQYLNGDTSHMQEVLKGSHIPPDMRQKYRKWVSADNIPEKFKARGYKPHKPHEFKAEVFEKFKRIFEPSLCPLLAEDTVIHQLPESFILTCEYDVLRDDGLLYKKRLEDNGVRVTWYHLEDGFHGIISLYGYRVLKFPSAKRGLDRIVKFIKGL; this is translated from the exons ATGGGGGTGTGCACAAAGATCGCCTTCACCCGCTACATGCGCTCCGGGAGGAAGCTGGGGCCGGACCCGCAGCTCTCGCTGGTGGACGCGCGGTTTGGCCGGGTGCCGGTGAGGCTCTACCGGCCCCGGGCGCCATCTGCCGGCCTGAGGCCGGGCGCCATCTTCTTCCACGGCGGCGGCTGGCTGTACTGCAGCATCG ACTCCCATGAAAACATCTGCCGTTACATCGCCAAAGAAAGCGAGTCGGTGGTTGTGTCTGTTGG GTACCGCTTAGCTCCTGAACACAAATACCCTGCTGCGTATGAAGACTGTCTTAATGCTACCATACACTTCATGAGGAACACAGAGCACTACGGGGTGGACCCTGCCCGTATAAGTGTCTGTGGGGACAGTGCAGGGGGCAATCTAGCAGCTGCTGTTAGCCAGACCCTGGCAGGTAGATCAGACCTCCCAAAGCTACGTGCTCAGATCTTGATCTACCCAGGCCTTCAGGCACTGGACTTCAATTTACCATCCTACCAGCAAAATCGAGGAGTCCCTCTCCTATTACGAGAACgtgctgctttttttgctttgcagtacCTAAATGGGGATACATCACATATGCAGGAGGTCTTGAAGGGCTCTCATATTCCTCCAGATATGAGGCAGAAGTACAGGAAGTGGGTGAGTGCAGACAACATCCCTGAAAAATTTAAGGCCAGAGGCTACAAACCACACAAACCTCATGAATTCAAGGCTgaagtttttgagaaatttaaaaggatttttgagCCAAGCCTGTGTCCCCTGCTAGCTGAAGATACTGTTATTCACCAGCTGCCAGAGTCTTTCATCTTGACTTGTGAGTATGATGTGCTGAGGGATGACGGCTTGCTGTACAAGAAGAGACTGGAGGACAATGGAGTTCGAGTGACCTGGTACCACCTTGAGGATGGATTCCATGGAATCATAAGCCTGTATGGTTATCGTGTTTTGAAATTTCCATCTGCAAAAAGAGGACTGGACAGAATTGTTAAATTCATAAAGGGCCTGTAG
- the LOC118177319 gene encoding arylacetamide deacetylase-like 4: MAFVYTGLAIIGMVFFSPVIIPALFLGGLFYDFFNSKLPPGIDQPLKLRFYHSVMITTMMSGKILEKLGVCSDLTLLRFVVDGIPPCRDSKLLIKDLKVDEVPLRIYQPKWPPTGKRRGILYFHGGAGTFGSIRAFERVCRYIAKKCDSVVVSVGYRLAPEHPYPGQYFDCLNATIYFMRNLEEYHVDPALVIISGDSCGANFATVICQILVNKRDLPKVRAQILLYPGLQGLDFHLPSYQQNARVPVLYRKLVIYFCFRYLNREPSFLEDVLENCHVPETMKRKYKKWISADNIPDEFKIRGYIPQKFTSYKHEVHEAVKELLAITFSPLLAEDSIICQLPESYIVTCEFDVLRDDGLLYKKRLEDNGIQVTWHHSESGFHGILAFFGYGIFSFLSGKKILDNTVNYINSL, encoded by the exons ATGGCATTCGTCTATACAGGTTTAGCAATAATTGGAatggttttcttctctcctgttaTTATACCAGCACTATTTCTGGGAGGGTTATTTTATGACTTTTTCAATTCAAAACTGCCACCTGGAATTGACCAACCTCTAAAGCTTCGTTTTTACCATTCCGTGATGATTACAACCATGATGTCG GGCAAGATTCTGGAGAAGCTAGGGGTCTGCAGTGATTTAACCTTGCTGCGATTTGTGGTGGATGGAATACCACCATGCAGAGATTCAAAACTTCTTATCAAGGATCTCAAAGTAGATGAGGTACCTTTGAGGATTTATCAGCCTAAGTGGCCACCTACTGGCAAAAGAAGAGGAATACTGTATTTTCATGGAGGCGCTGGCACATTTGGGAGCATTA GAGCCTTTGAAAGAGTATGCCGCTATATTGCCAAAAAATGTGACTCAGTGGTTGTGTCTGTTGG TTATCGTTTGGCTCCTGAACACCCATATCCAGGGCAGTATTTTGATTGTCTCAATGCTACCATATACTTTATGAGGAACTTAGAAGAGTATCACGTGGATCCTGCTCTCGTCATCATTAGCGGTGACAGCTGTGGAGCTAATTTTGCTACGGTTATTTGCCAAATACTGGTAAATAAAAGGGATCTCCCAAAAGTACGTGCACAGATCTTACTTTACCCAGGACTACAAGGGCTAGATTTTCATTTGCCTTCCTATCAGCAGAATGCTAGAGTCCCCGTGTTGTATCGGAAACTAGTTATCTACTTCTGTTTTCGTTATCTTAATAGAGAGCCATCATTTCTGGAAGATGTCCTAGAAAATTGCCATGTTCCTGAGACTATGAAACggaaatataaaaaatggaTAAGTGCTGACAATATTCCTGATGAATTTAAGATTAGAGGCTACATACCGCAGAAATTCACTTCATACAAACATGAAGTCCATGAAGCAGTCAAAGAACTGTTAGCAATAacattttccccccttttaGCTGAAGACTCAATTATTTGCCAGCTCCCTGAATCCTACATTGTGACCTGTGAGTTTGACGTGCTTAGGGATGATGGACTGTTATACAAGAAGCGATTAGAGGACAATGGCATTCAAGTAACCTGGCATCATTCCGAGAGTGGTTTTCATGGAATTTTAGCCTTTTTTGGCTatgggattttttcctttttatctggaaaaaagaTACTGGATAACACTGTGAATTATATAAACAGTctatga
- the LOC118177320 gene encoding arylacetamide deacetylase-like 4, which yields MAAIYTILVLFLAVFVAGFILLIMGAINFDFSNSEIPPGMNQPVKLRIIHIILICIAVVGKILEKIGICSQINFVRYMQGVRTLGADQKLFIKDLCFGKVPVRIYQPKAPSSSQRRGVMFFHGGGWTLGSVDTHENLCRSLARGSDSVVVSVGYRLAPEHKYPAAYEDCLNATIHFMRNTEHYGVDPARISVCGDSAGGNLAAAVSQTLAGRSDLPKLRAQILIYPHLQALDFNLPSYQQNQGVPLLFRERAAFFALQYLNGDTSHMEEVLEGSHIPIDIKLNYKKWVSADNIPEKFKVRGYKPYVLLDCPTVVYETMKRFCEPNLCPLLAEDSIVRQLPESFILTCEYDVLRDDGLLYKKRLEDNGVRVTWYHLEDGFHGIMSFSHSNWMSFSSGERGLNNIVNFLKSL from the exons ATGGCAGCTATTTACACTATACTGGTGTTATTCCTGGCAGTTTTTGTTGCTGGATTTATATTGCTGATCATGGGGGcaattaattttgatttctcCAACTCTGAAATTCCTCCTGGAATGAATCAACCTGTGAAGCTCCGAATCATTCATATCATTTTAATATGCATAGCTGTGGTG GGAAAGATTTTAGAAAAGATTGGTATCTGCAGTCAGATTAACTTTGTCCGGTACATGCAAGGTGTAAGGACTCTGGGAGCAGACCAGAAGCTCTTCATCAAGGACCTGTGTTTTGGGAAAGTGCCTGTAAGGATTTATCAGCCTAAGGCTCCATCTTCCAGCCAAAGGAGGGGAGTTATGTTTTTCCATGGAGGAGGATGGACACTTGGAAGTGTTG ACACCCATGAAAACCTATGCCGCTCTCTTGCCCGAGGAAGTGACTCAGTGGTTGTATCTGTTGG GTACCGCTTAGCTCCTGAACACAAATACCCTGCTGCGTATGAAGACTGTCTTAATGCTACCATACACTTCATGAGGAACACAGAGCACTACGGGGTGGACCCTGCCCGTATAAGTGTCTGTGGGGACAGTGCAGGGGGCAATCTAGCAGCTGCTGTTAGCCAGACCCTGGCAGGTAGATCAGACCTCCCAAAGCTACGTGCTCAGATCTTGATCTACCCACACCTTCAGGCACTGGACTTCAATTTACCATCCTATCAGCAAAATCAGGGAGTCCCTCTCTTATTCCGAGAACgtgctgctttttttgctttgcagtacCTAAATGGGGATACATCACATATGGAAGAGGTCTTGGAGGGCTCTCATATTCCTATagatattaaattaaattataagaAGTGGGTGAGTGCAGACAACATCCCTGAAAAATTTAAGGTCAGAGGCTACAAACCATATGTGCTACTTGACTGTCCAACTGTAGTTTATGAGACAATGAAAAGATTCTGTGAGCCCAACCTGTGTCCCCTGCTAGCTGAAGATTCTATTGTTCGCCAGCTGCCAGAGTCTTTCATCTTGACTTGTGAGTATGATGTGCTGAGGGACGATGGCTTGCTGTACAAGAAGAGACTGGAGGACAATGGAGTTCGAGTGACCTGGTACCACCTTGAGGATGGATTCCATGGAATCATGAGCTTTTCTCATAGTAACTGGATGTCCTTTTCATCTGGAGAAAGGGGTCTCAACAATATTGTGAACTTCCTAAAAAGCTTATAG
- the LOC118177133 gene encoding arylacetamide deacetylase-like 4 isoform X2, producing the protein MTSGCKVGKILEKMGVCTKIAFTRYMRSGRKLGPDPQLSLVDARFGRVPVRLYRPRAPSAGLRPGAIFFHGGGWLYCSIDSHENICRYIAKESESVVVSVGYRLAPEHKYPAAYEDCLNATIHFMRNTEHYGVDPARISVCGDSAGGNLAAAVSQTLAGRSDLPKLRAQILIYPGLQALDFNLPSYQQNRGVPLLLRERAAFFALQYLNGDTSHMQEVLKGSHIPPDMRQKYRKWVSADNIPEKFKARGYKPHKPHEFKAEVFEKFKRIFEPSLCPLLAEDTVIHQLPESFILTCEYDVLRDDGLLYKKRLEDNGVRVTWYHLEDGFHGIISLYGYRVLKFPSAKRGLDRIVKFIKGL; encoded by the exons ATGACATCTGGCTGTAAGGTG GGGAAGATTTTGGAGAAGATGGGGGTGTGCACAAAGATCGCCTTCACCCGCTACATGCGCTCCGGGAGGAAGCTGGGGCCGGACCCGCAGCTCTCGCTGGTGGACGCGCGGTTTGGCCGGGTGCCGGTGAGGCTCTACCGGCCCCGGGCGCCATCTGCCGGCCTGAGGCCGGGCGCCATCTTCTTCCACGGCGGCGGCTGGCTGTACTGCAGCATCG ACTCCCATGAAAACATCTGCCGTTACATCGCCAAAGAAAGCGAGTCGGTGGTTGTGTCTGTTGG GTACCGCTTAGCTCCTGAACACAAATACCCTGCTGCGTATGAAGACTGTCTTAATGCTACCATACACTTCATGAGGAACACAGAGCACTACGGGGTGGACCCTGCCCGTATAAGTGTCTGTGGGGACAGTGCAGGGGGCAATCTAGCAGCTGCTGTTAGCCAGACCCTGGCAGGTAGATCAGACCTCCCAAAGCTACGTGCTCAGATCTTGATCTACCCAGGCCTTCAGGCACTGGACTTCAATTTACCATCCTACCAGCAAAATCGAGGAGTCCCTCTCCTATTACGAGAACgtgctgctttttttgctttgcagtacCTAAATGGGGATACATCACATATGCAGGAGGTCTTGAAGGGCTCTCATATTCCTCCAGATATGAGGCAGAAGTACAGGAAGTGGGTGAGTGCAGACAACATCCCTGAAAAATTTAAGGCCAGAGGCTACAAACCACACAAACCTCATGAATTCAAGGCTgaagtttttgagaaatttaaaaggatttttgagCCAAGCCTGTGTCCCCTGCTAGCTGAAGATACTGTTATTCACCAGCTGCCAGAGTCTTTCATCTTGACTTGTGAGTATGATGTGCTGAGGGATGACGGCTTGCTGTACAAGAAGAGACTGGAGGACAATGGAGTTCGAGTGACCTGGTACCACCTTGAGGATGGATTCCATGGAATCATAAGCCTGTATGGTTATCGTGTTTTGAAATTTCCATCTGCAAAAAGAGGACTGGACAGAATTGTTAAATTCATAAAGGGCCTGTAG